A single region of the Felis catus isolate Fca126 chromosome F2, F.catus_Fca126_mat1.0, whole genome shotgun sequence genome encodes:
- the CYHR1 gene encoding cysteine and histidine-rich protein 1 encodes MSGAEEAGGGGPAAGPAGAVPAGAGVGAGVGVGAGPGAAAGPAAAAALGEAAGPGLPDEAGLAGARQLQEAAGDPDAPPKKRLRAAEAAEAAAAAAAAGSGKLEERLYSVLCCTVCLDLPKASVYQCTNGHLMCAGCFIHLLADARLKEEQATCPNCRCEISKSLCCRNLAVEKAVSELPSECGFCLRQFPRSLLERHQKEECQDRVTQCKYKRIGCPWHGPFHELTVHEAACAHPTKTGNELMEILDEMDQSHRKEMQLYNSIFSLLSFEKIGYTEVQFRPYRTDDFITRLYYETPRFTVLNQTWVLKARVNDSERNPNLSCKRTLSFQLLLKSKVTAPLECSFLLLKGPYDDVKISPVIYHFVFTNESNETDYVPLPIVDSVECNKLLAAKNINLRLFLFQIQK; translated from the exons ATGTCCGGCGCGGAGGAGGCCGGCGGGGGCGGGCCGGCCGCGGGGCCTGCCGGCGCCGTGCCAGCTGGGGCCGGGGTCGGGGCTGGGGTCGGGGTCGGGGCCGGGCCAGGGGCGGCCGCGGGGCCGGCGGCGGCAGCGGCTCTGGGCGAGGCGGCGGGGCCCGGGCTCCCGGACGAGGCGGGCCTGGCAGGCGCCCGGCAGCTGCAGGAGGCGGCCGGCGACCCTGACGCGCCGCCCAAGAAGCGGCTGCGGGCGGCCGAGGCagccgaggcggcggcggcggcggcggcggcgggcagCGGGAAGCTGGAGGAGCGTCTCTACTCGGTGCTGTGCTGCACCGTCTGCCTGGACCTGCCTAAGGCCTCCGTGTACCAG TGTACTAACGGTCACTTGATGTGCGCTGGCTGTTTTATCCACCTACTAGCAGATGCCCGGCTGAAGGAGGAGCAGGCCACGTGCCCTAACTGTCGTTGTGAGATCAGTAAGAGCCTCTGCTGCCGCAACCTGGCTGTGGAGAAAGCCGTGAGCGAGCTGCCCTCCGAGTGTGGCTTCTGCCTGCGCCAGTTTCCCCGCTCCCTCCTGGAGAGGCACCAGAAAGAGGAGTGCCAGGACAG GGTGACCCAGTGCAAATATAAGCGCATCGGCTGCCCGTGGCATGGGCCCTTCCACGAGCTGACGGTGCATGAGGCTGCGTGCGCCCACCCAACCAAGACGGGCAACGAGCTGATGGAGATCCTAGACGAGATGGACCAGAGCCACCGCAAGGAGATGCAGCTCTACAACAGCATCTTCAGCCTGCTCAGCTTTGAGAAGATCGGTTACACAG AGGTCCAGTTTCGGCCATACCGCACAGATGACTTCATCACGCGCCTGTACTACGAGACGCCAAGGTTCACGGTGCTGAACCAGACGTGGGTCCTGAAGGCACGCGTGAACGACTCGGAGCGGAACCCCAACCTGTCATGCAAGCGCACACTCTCCTTCCAGCTCCTCCTCAAGAGCAAGGTCACGGCGCCCCTGGAGTGCTCCTTCCTGCTGCTCAAGGGCCCGTACGATGATGTAAAGATCAGCCCCGTCATCTACCACTTTGTCTTCACCAACGAGAGCAACGAGACGGACTACGTGCCACTGCCCATCGTCGACTCTGTGGAGTGCAACAAGCTGCTAGCCGCCAAGAACATCAACCTGCGGCTCTTCCTGTTCCAGATACAGAAGTAG